In Polaribacter sp. L3A8, a genomic segment contains:
- a CDS encoding DEAD/DEAH box helicase produces MTFKDLGLSPALVKAVEEKGYTKPSPIQEKAIPHILEGKDILASAQTGTGKTAGFTLPVLQYLAETKHVKYRPLRALVLTPTRELAAQVYDNVREYSKYVNIKSAVVFGGVNAKPQIATLRSGVDILVATPGRLLDLHTQKAVSFNRIDVLILDEADRMLDMGFARDLNKLISFMPAKRQNLMFSATFSTDIKKLASGILNNPVSVEAEPQNSTAKKVTHKVYQVDKGKKTEFTIKLIKDGNWSQVLIFTRTKHGANKLTEKLVKAGISAAAIHGNKSQGARTKALRNFKENTIKALVATDIAARGLDIPLLPHVINFELPNVPEDYVHRIGRTGRAGAAGEAISLVCSEETEYQSEIEKLLKEKLNSTVVEGFEPTDTAAPKRAATQSKGSFGKKKRPTNGGASQGDRPKKKPHFKGNKPESTSGRGRTGAPKKKRF; encoded by the coding sequence ATGACATTTAAAGATTTAGGTTTATCTCCCGCTTTGGTAAAAGCAGTAGAAGAAAAAGGATACACCAAACCATCACCAATACAAGAAAAAGCAATACCACATATATTAGAAGGTAAAGATATTTTAGCATCTGCACAAACAGGTACAGGAAAAACAGCAGGTTTTACCTTGCCAGTTTTACAATATTTAGCAGAAACTAAGCATGTAAAATACAGACCTTTACGTGCGTTAGTACTTACGCCAACAAGGGAATTAGCTGCACAGGTTTACGATAACGTTAGAGAATACAGTAAGTATGTAAACATAAAATCTGCCGTAGTTTTTGGTGGAGTTAATGCAAAACCACAGATTGCAACGTTAAGAAGTGGAGTAGATATTTTAGTGGCAACACCTGGTAGATTATTAGATTTACACACTCAGAAAGCAGTGTCTTTTAACAGAATAGATGTTTTAATTTTAGATGAAGCAGATAGAATGTTAGACATGGGTTTTGCAAGAGACTTAAATAAACTGATTAGTTTTATGCCTGCAAAGCGTCAGAACTTAATGTTTTCGGCAACTTTTTCTACTGATATTAAAAAATTAGCTTCGGGTATTTTAAATAATCCTGTTTCTGTAGAAGCAGAACCACAGAATTCAACTGCTAAAAAAGTAACACATAAAGTGTATCAGGTTGATAAAGGTAAAAAAACTGAGTTTACCATTAAGTTGATAAAAGACGGAAACTGGAGTCAGGTTTTAATCTTTACAAGAACCAAACACGGGGCAAATAAATTAACCGAGAAATTGGTAAAAGCAGGAATTTCTGCCGCTGCAATTCACGGAAATAAGAGTCAGGGTGCAAGAACAAAAGCATTAAGAAACTTTAAAGAAAATACTATTAAAGCATTGGTTGCTACAGATATTGCGGCACGTGGTTTAGATATTCCTTTATTACCACACGTAATTAACTTTGAGTTACCAAATGTACCAGAAGATTACGTACATAGAATTGGTAGAACTGGTAGAGCAGGAGCGGCTGGAGAAGCAATTTCTTTAGTTTGTAGTGAAGAAACGGAGTACCAAAGTGAAATTGAAAAATTACTAAAAGAAAAATTAAATTCTACAGTAGTAGAAGGTTTTGAACCTACAGATACGGCAGCACCTAAAAGAGCGGCAACACAGAGTAAAGGTTCTTTTGGTAAGAAAAAAAGACCTACAAATGGAGGTGCTTCTCAAGGAGACAGACCAAAAAAGAAGCCTCATTTTAAAGGAAATAAACCAGAAAGTACTTCTGGAAGAGGTAGGACTGGAGCGCCGAAAAAGAAGCGTTTTTAG
- a CDS encoding aminopeptidase P family protein has product MKYDKIDSKLFIKNRKNFAAAMKPNSLAVFNSNDIYPISADSTMPFEQHRDIFFLSGVDQEESVLFLFPDCPNEAYREVLFVRETNDHIAVWEGAKLTKEAAFETSGIKTVLWLQDLEKVLFELSTYADTFYINTNEHYRANVETETREDRFTKWLLAKYPAHGVAKSGPILHKLRSVKDTIELDLIQKACNITEKGFRRILDFVKPGVWEYEIEAELLHEFVRNRSKGFAYSPIIASGNNANVLHYVENNKECKSGDLILLDVAAEYANYKSDLTRTIPVSGKFSNRQKAVYNAVNHIKKEATKLLVPGTLWKEYHVEVGDMMTSELLKLGLLDKADVQNAAKDWPAYKKYFMHGTSHHIGLDTHDYGLLHKPMEANMVFTVEPGIYIPEEGFGIRLEDDVVIQEKGEPFNLMGNIPIEADEIEAIMQG; this is encoded by the coding sequence ATGAAATACGATAAAATAGACTCAAAATTATTTATAAAAAATCGAAAAAACTTTGCTGCTGCAATGAAGCCAAATAGTTTGGCTGTTTTTAATTCTAATGACATTTATCCGATTAGTGCAGATAGTACAATGCCTTTTGAGCAGCATAGAGATATCTTTTTTTTAAGTGGTGTAGATCAAGAAGAAAGTGTATTGTTTTTGTTTCCTGATTGTCCTAACGAAGCTTATAGAGAAGTATTATTTGTTAGAGAAACCAATGACCATATAGCGGTTTGGGAAGGTGCTAAATTAACTAAAGAAGCTGCTTTTGAAACGAGTGGTATTAAAACAGTTTTATGGTTGCAAGATTTAGAAAAAGTATTATTTGAACTTTCTACATATGCAGATACTTTTTACATTAACACAAACGAGCATTATAGAGCAAATGTAGAAACAGAAACGCGAGAAGATCGTTTTACAAAGTGGTTGTTAGCTAAATATCCTGCACATGGTGTTGCAAAAAGTGGTCCTATTTTGCATAAATTACGTTCTGTAAAAGATACTATTGAGTTAGATTTAATACAAAAGGCATGTAATATTACAGAAAAAGGGTTTCGTAGAATTTTAGATTTTGTAAAACCTGGTGTTTGGGAATATGAAATTGAAGCCGAATTATTACATGAGTTTGTAAGAAATAGATCTAAAGGCTTTGCATACTCACCAATTATTGCAAGTGGTAATAATGCAAATGTTTTACATTATGTAGAAAATAATAAAGAGTGTAAAAGTGGAGATTTAATTTTATTAGATGTTGCCGCAGAATATGCTAATTATAAAAGTGATTTAACAAGAACGATACCTGTTTCTGGGAAATTTTCTAATAGACAAAAGGCAGTTTATAATGCTGTAAATCATATTAAAAAAGAAGCTACAAAATTATTGGTGCCAGGTACTTTATGGAAAGAATACCATGTTGAGGTTGGTGATATGATGACTTCTGAATTACTGAAATTAGGTTTATTAGACAAGGCTGATGTGCAGAATGCAGCTAAAGATTGGCCAGCGTATAAGAAATACTTTATGCATGGTACAAGCCATCATATTGGTTTAGATACGCATGATTATGGTTTGTTACACAAGCCGATGGAAGCAAATATGGTATTTACAGTAGAGCCAGGAATTTATATTCCGGAAGAAGGTTTTGGAATTCGTTTAGAAGATGATGTGGTGATTCAAGAAAAAGGAGAGCCTTTTAACTTAATGGGAAATATACCTATTGAAGCAGATGAAATTGAGGCTATAATGCAAGGTTAA
- a CDS encoding PmeII family type II restriction endonuclease, whose protein sequence is MKEKELLEIITNYFEEKIFDNHKINALKTHSKLKSYKINPIIVKYLSKILEDNFTPVGIAKALYYPRILGTSINTSFGTRIQNMFVELGLASGSLIKGMDIEFTDKIDGRKKWCQLKSGPNTINSEDVNPLLKKFSTVTNLARTNAINLNNSDLILGVLYGDSEQLSQHYKKIDTQFPVIIGKEFWHRITGFPNFYEKLVSNLDEMILTLNTEDFFEKGYKALAKEIESSDLFDFS, encoded by the coding sequence ATGAAAGAAAAAGAACTATTAGAAATCATTACAAATTATTTTGAAGAAAAGATATTTGATAATCACAAAATCAATGCTTTAAAGACACATTCTAAATTAAAATCTTACAAGATAAACCCTATTATTGTTAAGTATTTATCTAAAATTTTAGAAGACAATTTTACGCCTGTTGGGATTGCAAAAGCTTTATATTATCCAAGAATTTTAGGAACTTCTATAAATACTTCTTTTGGAACAAGAATTCAAAATATGTTTGTTGAGTTAGGTTTAGCTAGCGGTTCTTTAATTAAAGGAATGGATATTGAATTTACTGATAAAATAGATGGAAGAAAGAAGTGGTGTCAGTTAAAATCTGGTCCAAATACTATTAATTCGGAAGATGTAAATCCATTATTAAAGAAGTTTTCTACAGTTACAAATTTAGCAAGAACGAATGCAATTAATTTAAATAATTCTGACTTAATTTTAGGTGTTTTATATGGAGATTCGGAACAGTTAAGTCAGCATTATAAAAAAATTGACACACAATTTCCAGTAATCATTGGTAAAGAATTTTGGCATAGAATTACTGGATTTCCAAACTTTTACGAAAAGCTAGTTTCAAATTTAGATGAGATGATTTTAACTTTAAATACAGAAGATTTTTTTGAAAAAGGTTACAAAGCATTAGCTAAAGAAATCGAATCTTCCGATTTGTTCGATTTCTCATAA
- the dcm gene encoding DNA (cytosine-5-)-methyltransferase encodes MVIKNYYSLAEASEILGKSKETLRRWDRNGKLIAAREPISEYRIYKKEEINSLLNLFENEVDDIVDNFELPNNEYKVLELFAGAGGLAIGLEKAGIKCEALNEIDKWACQTLRNNRPNWNVIEGDIRNISFKKYKNKVDIITGGFPCQAFSYAGKRLGLEDARGTLFYEFARAVKEVNPPICIGENVKGLRSHEKGATLKGMISILDEIGYNVVPVEVLKAINYKVPQKRERIIVVGIRKDIDIKYEYPKPHQTIYNLKDALKKGELFSSDVPKSEGSKYPEHKKVILDLIPPKGYWRNLPIEIQKEYMGKSFYLGGGKTGMARRIGWDEPSLTLTCSPAQKQTERCHPDETRPFTVREYARIQTFPDSWKFAGSISQQYKQIGNAVPCNLGQEIGYSIVTFLNKLYEKSNKSEDSISLANAL; translated from the coding sequence GTGGTTATAAAAAATTATTATTCTTTAGCTGAAGCTTCAGAAATTCTAGGTAAAAGTAAAGAAACTTTAAGAAGATGGGATAGAAATGGAAAACTAATTGCAGCAAGAGAACCAATTAGTGAGTATAGAATCTATAAAAAAGAAGAAATAAATTCTTTGTTAAATCTTTTTGAAAATGAAGTAGACGATATAGTTGATAATTTTGAACTCCCGAATAATGAGTATAAGGTTTTAGAACTTTTTGCGGGCGCTGGTGGTTTAGCAATTGGCTTAGAAAAAGCAGGTATTAAATGTGAAGCTTTAAATGAAATAGACAAATGGGCTTGCCAAACATTAAGAAATAATAGACCAAATTGGAATGTTATTGAAGGAGATATTAGAAATATTAGTTTTAAAAAATACAAGAATAAAGTAGACATTATTACTGGTGGCTTTCCATGTCAAGCATTTAGTTACGCTGGCAAAAGACTAGGTTTAGAAGACGCAAGAGGTACTTTATTTTACGAATTTGCTAGAGCTGTAAAAGAAGTAAATCCACCAATTTGTATTGGTGAAAATGTAAAAGGACTGCGTTCTCATGAAAAAGGAGCAACCTTAAAAGGAATGATTTCAATTTTAGATGAAATTGGCTATAATGTAGTTCCTGTAGAAGTTCTAAAAGCAATAAATTATAAAGTTCCGCAAAAAAGAGAACGTATAATTGTTGTTGGAATTCGAAAAGATATTGATATAAAATACGAATACCCAAAACCACACCAAACCATTTACAACTTAAAAGACGCTTTAAAAAAAGGAGAACTATTCTCTTCTGATGTACCAAAATCCGAAGGCTCTAAATACCCAGAACATAAAAAAGTTATTTTAGATTTAATTCCACCAAAAGGATATTGGAGAAATTTACCAATTGAAATTCAAAAAGAATATATGGGGAAAAGCTTCTATTTAGGTGGAGGAAAAACAGGAATGGCAAGAAGAATTGGTTGGGATGAACCAAGCTTAACACTCACTTGTAGTCCTGCTCAAAAACAAACAGAACGTTGTCATCCAGATGAAACAAGACCTTTTACAGTGAGAGAATACGCAAGAATTCAAACATTTCCAGACTCTTGGAAATTTGCTGGTTCTATTTCTCAACAATACAAACAAATAGGAAATGCAGTTCCTTGTAATTTAGGACAAGAAATAGGTTACTCTATTGTGACATTTTTAAATAAGCTTTATGAGAAATCGAACAAATCGGAAGATTCGATTTCTTTAGCTAATGCTTTGTAA
- a CDS encoding ArsR/SmtB family transcription factor has translation MNLIEINKALSNQVRVDILNWLKKPEDNFPPHLELGHFDFGVCLVFIKNKANLSQSTISQYMSQLQKSGLVTATRLGKWTYFKRNEQNIKKYINQLNKEL, from the coding sequence ATGAATTTAATAGAAATTAATAAAGCATTATCAAATCAAGTTAGAGTTGATATCCTAAATTGGCTTAAAAAACCAGAAGATAATTTCCCACCTCATTTAGAGTTAGGTCATTTTGATTTTGGCGTTTGTCTTGTTTTTATTAAAAATAAAGCTAATTTATCACAATCTACAATATCTCAATATATGTCTCAATTACAAAAATCAGGTCTTGTTACAGCGACAAGACTAGGTAAATGGACATATTTTAAAAGAAATGAACAAAATATTAAAAAATATATTAATCAACTTAATAAAGAACTTTAA
- a CDS encoding pyridoxal phosphate-dependent decarboxylase family protein — protein sequence MKNNIQNKMFLEIRNKEIFNQAQQYSFEYLESVFDRNVYPTEEAVKNLSIFNEELPTDSTNAKSVLEQLNKYGSPATTATLGGRYFGFVCGSSVPVGLAAKSLGTYWDQAPAMNVLSPIGSKLESVVEKWLVDLFNLPPNTSAGFVSGTSTANLCGLAAARFRVLKRNNWDINEKGLRDSPKIRIVTGKQSHSTVLKAIGILGLGTENIEWVDVDNQGRIIPDLIPELDENTILILQAGNVNSGAFDNFEVICKKAKKANTWVHIDGAFGLWAEAVNELKYLTKGIGNATSWAVDGHKTLNTPYDCGIILCSDQEAMTSALHMSGSYIIESTERDGMFYTPEMSRRARIIELWSIMKYLGKNGIDEMILTMNQRAKQFAEEIEKTKGFHVENDIVFNQVIVRCDSDKITEQVLSNIQTLRECWLGGSMWFGKKVMRISICSWATTENDISKSVKSFEKALELEITNANKELS from the coding sequence ATGAAAAACAACATTCAAAATAAAATGTTTCTAGAAATTAGAAACAAAGAAATATTTAACCAAGCCCAACAGTATTCATTTGAATATTTAGAAAGTGTTTTTGACCGAAATGTTTACCCAACAGAAGAAGCTGTCAAAAACTTGTCAATATTTAACGAAGAACTACCTACTGATTCTACAAATGCTAAAAGTGTATTAGAGCAGTTAAATAAATACGGGAGTCCTGCAACAACAGCAACATTAGGTGGGAGATACTTCGGATTCGTTTGCGGAAGTTCAGTTCCTGTAGGTTTAGCAGCCAAAAGCTTAGGAACTTATTGGGATCAAGCACCAGCAATGAATGTTTTATCACCAATTGGAAGTAAACTAGAATCTGTTGTAGAAAAATGGCTCGTAGATTTATTTAATTTACCACCAAACACATCTGCAGGATTTGTAAGCGGAACATCTACTGCTAATCTATGTGGTTTGGCAGCAGCAAGATTTCGTGTTCTAAAAAGGAATAATTGGGATATAAATGAAAAAGGCCTTAGAGACTCACCTAAAATAAGAATTGTAACAGGAAAACAATCGCATTCAACAGTTTTAAAAGCAATAGGCATATTAGGCTTAGGAACAGAAAACATTGAATGGGTGGATGTAGACAATCAAGGTAGAATTATTCCTGATTTAATTCCTGAATTAGATGAGAATACAATTCTAATTTTGCAAGCGGGTAATGTAAATAGTGGTGCATTTGATAACTTTGAAGTCATTTGCAAGAAAGCAAAAAAAGCCAATACTTGGGTTCATATCGATGGTGCATTTGGTTTGTGGGCTGAGGCAGTAAATGAATTAAAATATTTAACAAAAGGAATAGGAAATGCTACTTCTTGGGCTGTAGATGGTCACAAAACATTGAACACACCTTATGATTGTGGAATCATACTTTGTTCAGACCAAGAAGCTATGACTTCTGCTCTTCATATGTCTGGAAGCTATATTATAGAAAGTACTGAAAGAGACGGAATGTTTTACACACCTGAAATGTCTCGAAGAGCAAGAATAATTGAATTATGGTCAATAATGAAGTATCTAGGGAAAAACGGAATTGATGAAATGATTCTAACTATGAATCAAAGAGCAAAACAATTTGCAGAAGAAATAGAAAAAACAAAAGGTTTTCACGTTGAAAATGATATTGTTTTTAATCAAGTAATTGTGAGATGTGATTCGGACAAAATTACTGAACAGGTTTTAAGTAATATACAAACGTTAAGAGAATGTTGGCTTGGTGGTTCTATGTGGTTTGGGAAAAAAGTTATGAGAATAAGCATATGCTCTTGGGCTACTACTGAAAACGACATATCTAAATCTGTGAAATCATTTGAAAAGGCGTTAGAATTGGAAATAACTAATGCTAACAAAGAACTGAGCTAA
- a CDS encoding IS110 family transposase: MNKYKEIFGVDISKDVFDVYGSTSGHDQFKNDELGFKIFLKNLPKNSLVIMEATGYYHYRLAQFLYKQSIFVSVVNPLSVKRFIQMKLSKVKTDKSDAKAICEYGGINEVPLYTALTNVQSECLQLFRLLDSDIKKRTAVKNKIHGEEVLGIPSKWVYGSLKRTKKHLDKEILGIETKVLSLVKQDQQAQLTLLTSIPGIGLKTALFLIVITDGFRKFETASQLCSYVGITPTIRVSGSSVRGRSRISKVGNRKLRNLLFLCAFTACKHNKGCREIYERIVNKGKSKKLALIAVSNKLIKQSFAIAKSGLPYDETYVSVLSK, encoded by the coding sequence ATGAATAAATATAAGGAAATTTTTGGAGTTGACATCAGTAAAGACGTTTTTGATGTTTATGGAAGTACAAGTGGTCATGATCAGTTTAAAAATGATGAATTAGGGTTTAAAATATTCTTAAAAAATCTCCCTAAAAACTCATTAGTAATTATGGAAGCAACGGGTTATTACCATTACAGGTTAGCTCAGTTTTTATACAAACAAAGCATTTTTGTATCTGTTGTAAATCCTTTATCTGTAAAGCGTTTTATCCAAATGAAATTGTCTAAAGTAAAGACGGATAAAAGTGATGCAAAGGCTATCTGTGAATATGGAGGCATCAATGAAGTTCCATTGTATACTGCTCTTACCAATGTTCAGAGTGAGTGCTTACAGTTGTTTAGATTATTAGATAGTGATATTAAAAAACGCACAGCGGTAAAGAATAAAATTCACGGAGAAGAAGTTTTAGGGATTCCCTCTAAGTGGGTTTATGGTTCTTTAAAACGGACTAAAAAACATTTAGATAAAGAGATTTTAGGAATCGAAACAAAAGTACTTTCGTTAGTAAAACAAGACCAGCAAGCACAATTAACATTACTAACTAGTATTCCAGGGATAGGTTTGAAAACGGCATTGTTTTTAATCGTAATTACTGATGGGTTTAGGAAGTTTGAAACGGCTTCACAATTATGTAGTTATGTAGGGATCACTCCAACGATAAGAGTGTCTGGAAGTAGTGTACGTGGAAGAAGTAGAATAAGTAAGGTTGGAAATAGGAAACTACGAAACCTCTTGTTTCTCTGTGCTTTTACAGCTTGTAAACATAATAAAGGATGTCGTGAGATTTATGAGCGAATTGTTAACAAGGGTAAGAGTAAGAAATTGGCTTTAATAGCGGTTTCAAATAAATTGATAAAACAGAGTTTTGCTATCGCAAAATCAGGTTTACCATATGACGAAACGTACGTTTCTGTTTTATCAAAATAA
- a CDS encoding sugar kinase — MNQIITFGEVLMRISPSGNKKFIQSNQVEFYFGGTELNVGISVSNFGADVKHISCVSDDFIGDTAISFLRKFDVSTTAIVRSSRPLGVYFLEVGAVMRPSSISYNRSHSSFSEIQPEMVDWEKSLKKGKWFHWTGITPALCKGGYETLKEGLILAQKKGMGISADPTYRSGLWKWGGIPKEVLSELVNYSTVFIGGVNEINELLDTNFSYSNEDFIEASKQLMEKYPTIEKVFDKIRTSINSSWHKIRARMWNGKEFKETQDLDITHIVDRIGTGDAFAAGIIHGLQKFDDFKTMEFGSAACAIKHTYLGDINYANEKEVMSILEGNTTGRLQR; from the coding sequence ATGAATCAGATAATTACATTTGGCGAAGTTTTAATGCGAATTTCTCCTTCAGGAAATAAAAAATTTATTCAATCTAACCAAGTAGAATTTTATTTTGGTGGTACAGAATTAAATGTTGGTATTTCTGTATCAAATTTTGGAGCAGATGTAAAACATATTTCATGTGTTTCTGATGATTTTATAGGGGATACTGCAATTTCTTTTCTAAGAAAATTTGACGTTAGTACTACTGCAATTGTTCGTTCTAGTAGACCTTTAGGTGTTTATTTTTTAGAAGTTGGTGCAGTTATGAGACCGAGTTCTATTTCTTACAATAGATCCCACTCTTCTTTTTCTGAAATTCAACCAGAAATGGTAGATTGGGAAAAATCTTTAAAAAAAGGAAAATGGTTTCATTGGACAGGGATTACGCCTGCGCTTTGTAAAGGTGGTTATGAAACTTTAAAAGAAGGATTAATTCTTGCTCAGAAAAAAGGTATGGGAATTTCTGCGGATCCAACGTATAGAAGTGGTTTATGGAAATGGGGAGGAATTCCAAAAGAAGTTTTATCAGAATTAGTTAATTATTCTACCGTTTTTATTGGAGGTGTAAATGAAATAAATGAACTTTTAGATACCAATTTTTCTTATTCTAATGAAGATTTTATTGAAGCTAGTAAGCAATTAATGGAAAAATATCCTACCATAGAAAAAGTGTTCGACAAAATAAGAACATCTATCAATTCTTCTTGGCATAAAATTAGAGCAAGAATGTGGAATGGTAAAGAATTTAAAGAAACCCAAGATTTAGACATCACACATATTGTAGACAGAATTGGTACTGGTGATGCTTTTGCTGCCGGAATAATTCATGGTTTACAAAAATTTGATGACTTTAAAACTATGGAATTTGGTAGTGCAGCTTGTGCTATTAAACACACCTATTTAGGCGATATTAATTACGCAAACGAAAAAGAAGTAATGAGTATTCTAGAAGGTAATACCACAGGTAGATTACAGAGATAA
- a CDS encoding alpha/beta fold hydrolase, giving the protein MLNYYSYPHTTSKEWVTFVHGAGGSSSIWFKQVRDFRKHFNILILDLRGHGDSKPKLKDTFKAKYTFDSITADIVEVIDHLKIEKSHFIGISLGTILIRNLAEKRPEMVKSMIMGGAIIKMNFRSQVLMKLGNIFKSVVPYMLLYKLFAFIIMPKKNHKNSRLLFVNEAKKLYQKEFLRWFKLTSEINPLLRFFRTKDIKIPTLYVMGAEDHLFLPSIKNIVAKHVTSSLFVIENCGHVVNVEQPEMFNNQTIRFISSLRA; this is encoded by the coding sequence TTGTTAAACTACTACTCTTACCCACATACAACCTCTAAAGAATGGGTTACTTTTGTTCACGGAGCAGGAGGCAGCAGTTCTATTTGGTTTAAACAGGTTAGAGATTTTAGAAAACATTTTAATATTTTAATTTTAGACTTACGTGGCCACGGAGACAGTAAACCTAAGTTAAAAGATACCTTTAAAGCAAAGTATACTTTTGATTCTATTACGGCAGATATTGTTGAAGTAATAGATCATTTAAAAATTGAAAAGTCTCATTTTATAGGTATTTCTTTAGGTACTATTCTTATTAGAAATCTTGCAGAAAAAAGACCAGAAATGGTAAAAAGTATGATTATGGGCGGTGCCATTATTAAAATGAACTTCCGCTCTCAAGTATTAATGAAACTTGGCAATATCTTTAAATCTGTAGTGCCTTATATGTTATTGTATAAACTCTTTGCATTTATTATAATGCCAAAGAAAAATCATAAAAACTCTAGATTGTTGTTTGTTAACGAAGCGAAGAAATTATATCAAAAAGAATTTTTACGTTGGTTTAAATTAACATCAGAAATTAACCCACTTTTACGCTTTTTTAGAACAAAAGATATTAAAATCCCTACGCTATACGTAATGGGAGCCGAAGATCATTTGTTTTTGCCTTCTATAAAAAACATTGTTGCCAAACATGTTACTTCATCACTTTTTGTTATAGAAAATTGTGGTCATGTGGTAAATGTAGAACAACCAGAAATGTTTAACAACCAAACAATTCGTTTTATATCCTCTTTAAGAGCATAA
- a CDS encoding plastocyanin/azurin family copper-binding protein: MKKVIAILVVVLGFAFSTNAQDKMDKAAVKTVSLEQTKGEFTQKQITLSEGTYIFEVANNNVGHNVGFVLAPKADVKAHIKNAYVTAQVKNNTKETSKEVTLAKGEYVYFCPLNPTPQYTLIVE, from the coding sequence ATGAAAAAAGTAATCGCAATTTTAGTAGTAGTTTTAGGTTTCGCATTTAGTACAAACGCACAAGATAAAATGGATAAAGCAGCTGTAAAAACAGTTTCTTTAGAACAAACAAAAGGTGAGTTTACTCAGAAACAAATTACCTTATCTGAAGGAACTTATATTTTTGAAGTAGCAAACAACAACGTGGGGCATAATGTAGGTTTTGTTTTAGCACCAAAAGCAGATGTAAAAGCGCACATTAAAAACGCGTATGTTACTGCACAAGTAAAAAACAACACCAAAGAAACTTCTAAAGAAGTAACGCTTGCAAAAGGAGAATATGTTTATTTCTGTCCTTTAAACCCAACACCACAATATACGTTAATCGTAGAATAA
- a CDS encoding carboxymuconolactone decarboxylase family protein — protein sequence MSTFNVPTKNEVSANNQAIFTQLEKGLGFVPNLYAAFAHSETALGNFLAIGNGKTSFSAKEKEVINLAVSQVNNCVYCLSAHTAIGKMNGFTEEQILELRVGKASFDTKLNALANFSKSVAENRGAATPETVENLYAAGYTKGNLADAIILIGEITITNYFHKTTDVAVDFPLAQAL from the coding sequence ATGAGCACATTTAACGTACCAACAAAAAACGAAGTATCTGCAAATAACCAAGCAATCTTTACTCAGTTAGAAAAAGGGTTAGGTTTTGTACCCAACTTATATGCAGCATTTGCACACAGTGAAACTGCATTAGGTAACTTTTTAGCAATCGGAAACGGAAAAACTAGTTTTTCTGCAAAAGAAAAAGAAGTAATAAACCTAGCAGTAAGTCAAGTAAACAATTGTGTTTATTGTTTATCTGCACACACAGCAATTGGTAAAATGAATGGTTTTACAGAAGAGCAAATCTTAGAATTAAGAGTTGGTAAAGCATCTTTTGATACAAAATTAAACGCTTTAGCTAATTTTTCTAAAAGCGTAGCAGAAAACAGAGGAGCAGCAACACCAGAAACAGTAGAAAACTTATACGCAGCAGGATATACTAAAGGAAACTTGGCAGATGCAATTATCTTAATAGGAGAAATTACCATTACCAACTACTTTCATAAAACAACAGATGTTGCCGTAGATTTCCCTTTAGCACAAGCATTATAA
- the trxA gene encoding thioredoxin — METQLEQTDFNNVIENNSSVLLDFYADWCGPCQTLLPTINKLADELKENITIKKVNVDEYPELAAKFNVRNIPTLIFFKNGAPADRHTGLITERNLRSKIDRLK; from the coding sequence ATGGAAACTCAATTAGAACAAACAGACTTTAACAATGTTATAGAAAACAACAGCAGTGTATTATTAGATTTTTATGCAGACTGGTGTGGACCTTGTCAAACATTATTGCCAACCATCAACAAATTAGCAGATGAATTAAAGGAAAACATTACCATTAAAAAAGTAAATGTTGATGAATACCCAGAATTAGCAGCAAAGTTTAATGTAAGAAATATACCAACATTAATTTTCTTTAAAAACGGAGCGCCTGCAGACAGACACACAGGTTTAATTACAGAAAGAAACTTAAGAAGTAAAATAGACCGCTTAAAATAA